From the Notolabrus celidotus isolate fNotCel1 chromosome 12, fNotCel1.pri, whole genome shotgun sequence genome, one window contains:
- the ctps1b gene encoding CTP synthase 1b: MKYILVTGGVISGIGKGIIASSVGTILKSCGLHVTAIKIDPYINIDAGTFSPYEHGEVFVLDDGGEVDLDLGNYERFLDIRLIRDNNITTGKIYQSVINKERRGDYLGKTVQVVPHITDAIQEWVMKQARISVDDDGVEPQVCVIELGGTVGDIESMPFIEAFRQFQFKVKKENFCNIHVSLVPQPSATGEQKTKPTQNSVRELRGLGLSPDLIMCRCSTPLETAVKEKISMFCHVEPTQVICVHDVSSVYRVPLLLEDQGLVSYFCQRLNLSVETRPRRMLTKWKEMADRSDRLLESVSIALVGKYTKLSDSYTSVIKALEHSALAINHKLKVKYIDSADLENTTLQDEPVKYHEAWQKLCSSQGVLVPGGFGVRGTEGKILAISWARKQNKPFLGVCLGMQLAVCEFARNVLGWEDANSTEFHPDSKHPVVIDMPEHNPGQMGGTMRLGKRRTIFKSNPSVLRKLYGDVEYVEERHRHRFEVNPELKHHFEEKGLQFVGQDVEGERMEVIELEDHCYFVGVQYHPEFTSRPIKPSPPYFGLLLAAAGKLQSYLTKGCRLSPRDTYSDRSGSSSPEADFSELKFPSLSFD, from the exons ATGAAGTACATCCTGGTTACTGGTGGTGTCATATCTGGTATTGGCAAGGGCATCATTGCCAGCAGCGTGGGAACAATCCTCAAGTCCTGTGGCCTTCATGTGACAGCAATTAAAATCGACCCATATATCAATATTGATGCTGGCACATTTTCACCTTATGAACATG GTGAAGTTTTTGTTCTCGACGATGGCGGAGAGGTGGATCTAGACTTGGGGAATTATGAGCGTTTCCTAGACATCCGCCTCATCAGAGACAACAACATCACCACTGGAAAGATCTACCAGTCTGTCATCaacaaggagaggaggggagactACCTGGGCAAGACTGTGCAGG TGGTGCCCCACATCACGGATGCCATCCAGGAGTGGGTGATGAAGCAGGCCAGGATCTCCGTAGACGATGACGGTGTGGAGCCACAAGTTTGTGTCATAGAG CTGGGAGGAACTGTGGGGGACATTGAGAGCATGCCCTTCATCGAGGCCTTCAGACAGTTCCAGTTTAAAGTGAAGAAGGAGAACTTCTGCAACATCCACGTCAGTCTGGTACCACAG CCCAGCGCCACAGGAGAGCAGAAGACCAAACCAACCCAGAACAGTGTCAGGGAGCTCAGGGGGCTGGGCTTGTCTCCAGATTTG aTTATGTGTCGCTGCTCAACACCCCTGGAAACTGCTGTCAAAGAGAAGATCTCAATGTTTTGTCACGTGGAGCCCACACAG GTGATCTGTGTCCACGATGTCTCCTCAGTCTACAGAGtgcctctgctgctggaggaccAGGGGCTCGTGAGTTACTTCTGTCAGCGGCTCAATCTGTCTGTCGAGACGAGACCAAGGAGGATGCTCACAAAGTGGAAAGAGATGGCTGACAG gTCTGACCGTCTCTTGGAGAGTGTCTCCATAGCTCTCGTCGGGAAATACACAAAGCTATCAGACTCCTACACCTCTGTCATCAAGGCTCTCGAGCACTCAGCCCTCGCCATCAATCACAAGCTGAAAGTCAAG TACATTGACTCTGCAGACCTGGAGAACACCACTCTGCAAGACGAGCCAGTGAAATATCACGAGGCCTGGCAGaaactctgcagctctca AGGTGTGTTGGTGCCGGGAGGTTTCGGGGTGAGAGGAACAGAAGGAAAGATTCTGGCTATCAGCTGggcaagaaaacagaacaagcCATTCCTCG GGGTGTGTTTGGGCATGCAGCTGGCAGTGTGCGAGTTCGCCCGCAACGTTCTTGGATGGGAAG ATGCCAACTCCACAGAATTTCATCCAGACTCCAAACACCCAGTG GTGATTGACATGCCTGAGCACAACCCGGGGCAGATGGGAGGGACAATGAGGTTGGGGAAGAGGCGGACCATTTTCAAATCCAACCCCAGTGTACTGA GGAAACTCTACGGAGACGTGGAATACGTCGAggaaaggcacagacacagatttGAG GTGAACCCTGAGCTGAAGCACCACTTTGAGGAAAAAGGTCTCCAGTTTGTCGGCCAGGATGTAGAAGGAGAGAGAATGGAGGTCATTGAGCTGGAGG ATCACTGTTACTTTGTCGGAGTGCAGTACCATCCAGAGTTCACCTCGAGGCCCATCAAACCCTCTCCCCCGTACTTTGGTCTCCTTCTAGCCGCAGCAGGAAAACTCCAGAGCTACCTGACCAAAGGATGCCGCCTCTCTCCACG GGACACTTACAGCGACCGCAGCGGCAGCAGCTCTCCCGAAGCAGACTTCTCCGAGCTCAAGTTCCCCTCTTTGTCCTTTGACTAA
- the rab42b gene encoding ras-related protein Rab-42b, translated as MDSTLWQYQFRIIMLGDSTVGKSSLLKRYTENLFLESINETVGVDFYVHFLEVEPGVRVKLQFWDTAGQERFRSVTRSYYRNSVGGLLVFDMSNRASFDHIKEWHTEVWERVQPHRVVFILVGQKSDMDTKGGRMVSREEAEKLAGQLGVPYAEVSARTGQNVKEAFELLTRRVYQALMSGEVELQEGWDGVKCAPHSLQAHRASLAHLETTPKNTKKCCEKM; from the exons ATGGACTCAACCTTGTGGCAGTACCAGTTCAGGATCATCATGCTGGGGGACTCCACAGTGGGGAAATCCTCTCTGCTAAAGCGCTACACTGAAAACTTGTTCCTGGAGTCCATCAACGAGACGGTGGGAGTAGACTTCTATGTTCACTTCCTGGAGGTAGAGCCGGGCGTGCGCGTGAAGCTGCAGTTCTGGGACACAGCTGGACAGGAGAGGTTCAG gtcAGTGACCCGTTCTTATTACCGCAACTCGGTCGGAGGCCTGCTGGTGTTCGACATGTCCAACCGAGCCTCCTTCGACCACATTAAGGAATGGCACACTGAGGTATGGGAGCGGGTGCAGCCTCACAGGGTTGTGTTCATCCTGGTGGGCCAAAAGAGTGACATGGACACTAAGGGGGGGAGGATGGTGAGTCGAGAAGAGGCAGAGAAACTGGCCGGACAGCTGGGGGTACCCTACGCTGAGGTGTCCGCCAGAACAGGCCAGAATGTGAAGGAGGCCTTTGAGCTGCTCACTCGGCGGGTCTACCAGGCTCTGATGAGCGGAGAGGTGGAACTGCAGGAGGGCTGGGATGGGGTCAAGTGTGCACCACATTCTCTGCAGGCACACAGGGCCAGCCTGGCACACCTGGAAACAACCCCCAAGAACACCAAGAAGTGCTGTGAAAAGATGTGA